Proteins from a genomic interval of Rhinoraja longicauda isolate Sanriku21f chromosome 16, sRhiLon1.1, whole genome shotgun sequence:
- the LOC144601267 gene encoding uncharacterized protein LOC144601267 isoform X1, producing MREPVWGGPGLRRLPERRIRKARFKQRDLRVLVDSVMERRRDIFGQGGRPPSLQSRRRAWLFVTERVNAVSGTRRSWEEVRKKVHDLKKSTKEKLAYNRRSCQLSGGGRPVVKTLTEFENDMIALFGKETFEGFDPGDLAVTSRLSDQGETSGSSTIAAKRHCTPEFQISAAHPEAGTSTGTPTAGDGSAEDEEALGESLDVGEEGAGPILVEEDERSSSFEDWRPTVLGSPMEADVDTDLSGPAFIRRLLEHEFSVEQRLASIHTTVEDGMVMLDQRLNALQSAIEQLSMPVASAVETSLTQALETASTSLVNAHTSAIEALGSKLQDAVKAGFVSLGERLQATMAEGFQSFIEAQCSVLTQFMDQHDRMASSSGSTQSRPAGGRSGKGSLLTKHPPQAVGGATPDRLESKAAQHQRPLALMQVHQG from the exons ATGCGGGAGCCGGTGTGGGGCGGGCCGGGCCTGCGCAGGCTGCCCGAGCGGCGGATCCGCAAGGCCCGCTTCAAGCAGCGCGACCTGCGGGTGCTGGTCGACTCGGTGATGGAGCGGCGGCGGGACATCTTCGGGCAGGGCGGGCGGCCGCCCAGCCTGCAGAGCCGCCGCCGGGCCTGGCTCTTCGTCACCGAACGGGTCAACGCCGTGTCGGGCACCCGCCGCTCCTGGGAGGAGGTGCGCAAGAAGGTGCACGACCTGAAGAAGAGCACCAAG GAGAAACTGGCCTATAATAGAAGGTCATGCCAACTATCAGGGGGCGGCCGACCGGTTGTCAAAACCTTGACCGAGTTTGAGAATGATATGATTGCTCTCTTTGGAAAGGAAACCTTCGAGGGCTTTGACCCAGGTGACCTTGCAGTAACGTCCCGACTGAGCG ACCAAGGGGAAACAAGTGGATCATCCACCATTGCTGCAAAACGGCACTGCACACCCGAATTCCAAATATCCGCAGCCCACCCTGAAGCAGGCACCAGTACAGGCACGCCCACCGCAGGAGATGGTAGTGCTGAGGATGAGGAGGCACTGGGTGAGTCACTGGATGTTGGTGAGGAAGGAGCGGGACCAATCCTAGTAGAGGAGGATGAGAGGTCTTCTTCATTTGAAGACTGGAGACCCACTGTGCTGGGCTCGCCGATGGAGGCAGATGTAGACACAGATCTCAGTGGGCCTGCCTTCATACGCAGACTGTTGGAACACGAGTTCAGTGTCGAGCAGAGGCTGGCCTCCATCCACACTACCGTGGAAGATGGCATGGTCATGTTGGACCAGCGGCTGAATGCTCTGCAGTCTGCCATCGAGCAATTGTCAATGCCAGTGGCCTCTGCAGTGGAAACCTCCCTAACACAGGCCTTGGAAACAGCCAGCACCTCGCTTGTGAATGCCCACACCTCTGCCATTGAGGCTTTGGGCTCCAAACTCCAAGACGCCGTCAAGGCGGGCTTCGTATCACTGGGAGAACGTCTGCAGGCGACCATGGCGGAAGGGTTCCAGAGTTTCATCGAAGCCCAGTGCTCGGTGCTCACACAGTTTATGGATCAGCATGACAGGATGGCCTCCAGCAGTGGATCAACACAGTCTCGGCCTGCAGGCGGTCGCTCCGGCAAAGGCTCGCTGCTGACCAAGCATCCTCCGCAAGCGGTTGGAGGTGCCACCCCGGATAGGTTGGAGTCCAAAGCAGCTCAGCATCAGAGACCTCTGGCACTGATGCAGGTTCATCAGGGTTAG
- the LOC144601267 gene encoding uncharacterized protein LOC144601267 isoform X2: MREPVWGGPGLRRLPERRIRKARFKQRDLRVLVDSVMERRRDIFGQGGRPPSLQSRRRAWLFVTERVNAVSGTRRSWEEVRKKEKLAYNRRSCQLSGGGRPVVKTLTEFENDMIALFGKETFEGFDPGDLAVTSRLSDQGETSGSSTIAAKRHCTPEFQISAAHPEAGTSTGTPTAGDGSAEDEEALGESLDVGEEGAGPILVEEDERSSSFEDWRPTVLGSPMEADVDTDLSGPAFIRRLLEHEFSVEQRLASIHTTVEDGMVMLDQRLNALQSAIEQLSMPVASAVETSLTQALETASTSLVNAHTSAIEALGSKLQDAVKAGFVSLGERLQATMAEGFQSFIEAQCSVLTQFMDQHDRMASSSGSTQSRPAGGRSGKGSLLTKHPPQAVGGATPDRLESKAAQHQRPLALMQVHQG; the protein is encoded by the exons ATGCGGGAGCCGGTGTGGGGCGGGCCGGGCCTGCGCAGGCTGCCCGAGCGGCGGATCCGCAAGGCCCGCTTCAAGCAGCGCGACCTGCGGGTGCTGGTCGACTCGGTGATGGAGCGGCGGCGGGACATCTTCGGGCAGGGCGGGCGGCCGCCCAGCCTGCAGAGCCGCCGCCGGGCCTGGCTCTTCGTCACCGAACGGGTCAACGCCGTGTCGGGCACCCGCCGCTCCTGGGAGGAGGTGCGCAAGAAG GAGAAACTGGCCTATAATAGAAGGTCATGCCAACTATCAGGGGGCGGCCGACCGGTTGTCAAAACCTTGACCGAGTTTGAGAATGATATGATTGCTCTCTTTGGAAAGGAAACCTTCGAGGGCTTTGACCCAGGTGACCTTGCAGTAACGTCCCGACTGAGCG ACCAAGGGGAAACAAGTGGATCATCCACCATTGCTGCAAAACGGCACTGCACACCCGAATTCCAAATATCCGCAGCCCACCCTGAAGCAGGCACCAGTACAGGCACGCCCACCGCAGGAGATGGTAGTGCTGAGGATGAGGAGGCACTGGGTGAGTCACTGGATGTTGGTGAGGAAGGAGCGGGACCAATCCTAGTAGAGGAGGATGAGAGGTCTTCTTCATTTGAAGACTGGAGACCCACTGTGCTGGGCTCGCCGATGGAGGCAGATGTAGACACAGATCTCAGTGGGCCTGCCTTCATACGCAGACTGTTGGAACACGAGTTCAGTGTCGAGCAGAGGCTGGCCTCCATCCACACTACCGTGGAAGATGGCATGGTCATGTTGGACCAGCGGCTGAATGCTCTGCAGTCTGCCATCGAGCAATTGTCAATGCCAGTGGCCTCTGCAGTGGAAACCTCCCTAACACAGGCCTTGGAAACAGCCAGCACCTCGCTTGTGAATGCCCACACCTCTGCCATTGAGGCTTTGGGCTCCAAACTCCAAGACGCCGTCAAGGCGGGCTTCGTATCACTGGGAGAACGTCTGCAGGCGACCATGGCGGAAGGGTTCCAGAGTTTCATCGAAGCCCAGTGCTCGGTGCTCACACAGTTTATGGATCAGCATGACAGGATGGCCTCCAGCAGTGGATCAACACAGTCTCGGCCTGCAGGCGGTCGCTCCGGCAAAGGCTCGCTGCTGACCAAGCATCCTCCGCAAGCGGTTGGAGGTGCCACCCCGGATAGGTTGGAGTCCAAAGCAGCTCAGCATCAGAGACCTCTGGCACTGATGCAGGTTCATCAGGGTTAG